In Dolichospermum flos-aquae CCAP 1403/13F, the following proteins share a genomic window:
- a CDS encoding type I glyceraldehyde-3-phosphate dehydrogenase, translating to MIRVAINGFGRIGRNFARCWVGRENSNIQLVGINDTSDPRTNAHLLRYDSMLGKLQGVDISADDNSITLNGNTVKCVSDRNPDNLPWKEWGIDLIIESTGVFTSKEGAMRHVNAGAKKVLITAPGKNEDGTFVIGVNHHDYDHNIHNIISNASCTTNCLAPIAKVLDEKFGIIKGIMTTTHSYTGDQRLLDASHRDLRRARAAAINIVPTSTGAAKAVALVLPQLKGKLNGVALRVPTPNVSMVDFVVQTEKRTIAEEVNQALKEAAEGPLKGILGYSELELVSSDYQGTDESSIVDASLTIVMGNDMVKVMAWYDNEWGYSQRVLDLAELVAEKWV from the coding sequence GTGATTAGAGTTGCAATTAACGGTTTTGGGCGCATTGGACGTAACTTTGCCCGCTGCTGGGTGGGTAGAGAAAATAGCAATATTCAACTGGTCGGGATTAATGACACATCCGACCCTAGAACTAATGCTCACTTGCTTAGATATGACTCAATGTTAGGCAAGCTGCAAGGTGTAGATATTAGTGCTGATGATAACTCTATAACCCTTAATGGTAATACAGTTAAGTGCGTATCTGATCGCAACCCAGATAACTTACCCTGGAAAGAGTGGGGAATTGACCTGATTATCGAATCAACAGGCGTTTTTACCAGCAAAGAAGGGGCAATGAGGCACGTAAATGCCGGAGCTAAAAAGGTTCTGATTACCGCTCCTGGCAAAAATGAAGATGGTACTTTTGTAATTGGTGTAAATCATCATGATTATGACCACAACATCCATAACATTATCAGTAATGCCAGTTGTACAACTAACTGTTTAGCTCCCATTGCCAAGGTATTAGATGAAAAATTTGGGATCATCAAAGGCATAATGACCACTACCCACAGCTACACAGGTGATCAGCGTTTACTAGACGCTTCTCATCGTGATTTGCGTCGGGCAAGAGCAGCAGCTATTAACATTGTTCCCACCTCTACTGGTGCAGCAAAAGCAGTAGCGTTGGTACTTCCTCAGTTGAAGGGTAAGCTAAATGGTGTGGCTTTGCGTGTACCAACCCCTAATGTTTCCATGGTGGATTTTGTAGTACAAACTGAAAAGCGCACTATTGCCGAAGAGGTTAACCAAGCTCTGAAAGAAGCTGCTGAAGGTCCATTGAAAGGCATTTTAGGTTACAGCGAATTGGAACTTGTATCTTCTGACTATCAAGGTACAGATGAATCTTCTATTGTTGATGCCAGCTTGACTATTGTTATGGGCAATGACATGGTGAAAGTCATGGCATGGTATGACAATGAATGGGGTTATAGCCAACGTGTTCTTGATTTGGCGGAATTAGTAGCTGAAAAATGGGTTTAA
- the thiL gene encoding thiamine-phosphate kinase, protein MNSDLSGLRVRDIGEQGLLERLQRFCPPDIIGDDAAVLGTLPNQSLIVTTDMLVDGVHFSDVTTSPEDAGWRAAAANLSDLAAMGATPVGITVGLGLPGDVTVNWVERLYQGMTECLSKYHVLIVGGDIVRSPITTLAITALGQANPNFIIRRATAQVGNAIVITGIHGASRAGLELLLHPEIAQNLKTEAKAALITAHQRPKPRLDVISILKEILISPCSLPPAPCPLPMSGMDSSDGLADAILQICRASNVGAVIESSKIPLPSAFEGWLKPEKSLKYALYGGEDFELVLCLPPEPALALVQKLGTGAAIIGTITPGSKVILHHEKAEIPDQVLSLSQGFQHFGQ, encoded by the coding sequence ATGAATAGTGATTTATCTGGCTTACGAGTTCGAGATATTGGCGAACAAGGTCTTTTAGAAAGATTACAACGCTTTTGTCCACCCGATATAATTGGTGATGATGCCGCAGTTTTAGGAACCTTACCAAATCAATCTTTGATAGTTACTACAGATATGCTCGTTGACGGTGTGCATTTTAGTGATGTTACCACCTCTCCAGAGGATGCTGGTTGGCGGGCTGCGGCGGCTAACTTATCCGATTTAGCAGCAATGGGAGCGACTCCCGTGGGCATAACTGTGGGATTAGGTTTACCGGGAGATGTAACTGTAAATTGGGTTGAGCGACTATATCAGGGCATGACAGAATGCTTGTCAAAGTATCATGTTCTCATAGTTGGTGGTGATATAGTGCGATCGCCCATTACCACTTTAGCAATTACCGCCTTAGGTCAAGCTAACCCCAATTTCATCATCCGTCGTGCCACCGCTCAAGTAGGAAATGCTATTGTCATCACAGGTATACATGGAGCGTCTCGTGCAGGCTTAGAATTACTTTTACATCCCGAAATAGCTCAAAACCTCAAAACTGAAGCCAAGGCAGCCTTAATCACCGCCCACCAGCGCCCCAAACCCCGTTTAGATGTAATCTCTATCCTCAAAGAAATTCTCATATCCCCCTGTTCCCTGCCCCCTGCTCCCTGCCCCCTGCCTATGTCCGGTATGGATAGCAGCGACGGTTTAGCAGACGCAATATTACAAATTTGCCGAGCCAGTAACGTCGGTGCGGTTATAGAATCTAGTAAAATACCCTTACCATCAGCCTTTGAAGGGTGGCTCAAACCAGAAAAATCATTAAAATATGCCCTCTATGGTGGCGAAGATTTTGAATTAGTCCTGTGTTTACCACCAGAACCTGCATTAGCATTAGTGCAAAAATTAGGCACAGGTGCAGCCATAATTGGCACAATTACCCCAGGCTCAAAAGTGATTTTACACCACGAAAAAGCAGAAATCCCCGACCAAGTTCTCAGCCTCAGCCAGGGATTCCAACATTTTGGTCAGTAG
- a CDS encoding ABC transporter permease, which produces MTLSLKDNLNWLQVQRYSELLHVLVGRTLKVRYRGSFLGVYWSLLNPLIMTGLYTAIFGATFASYYGNSIINYMLAALTGLLVINFFSACTSQALSSVVGNGALLNKIRLPVSVFPVSMIAANVFQFSVGAFPLLAIMTLINSQSLVNVLALVFPFLALILVSTGVGFLVSALYVFFRDLPYFYELVVFVIWISSPIFYPAAIVPKQVKQFLGLNPLSPIIESLRQITLSGSPPDLGLIWGALLSGIIILTLGWTCFHLWRHQFMDLL; this is translated from the coding sequence ATGACACTTTCCCTGAAAGATAATTTAAATTGGTTACAAGTGCAACGTTATTCTGAACTCCTGCACGTCTTAGTAGGAAGGACTCTGAAAGTTCGCTACCGGGGTTCTTTTCTGGGGGTTTATTGGTCACTATTAAACCCTTTAATCATGACAGGGCTGTATACTGCCATTTTTGGTGCTACCTTTGCATCTTATTATGGTAACTCCATTATTAACTATATGCTGGCAGCACTGACGGGGCTGTTGGTCATCAATTTTTTCTCGGCTTGCACATCCCAAGCTTTATCCAGCGTGGTCGGAAATGGTGCATTATTAAATAAAATTCGCTTGCCAGTCAGTGTTTTCCCAGTATCAATGATTGCAGCGAATGTATTTCAGTTTTCAGTGGGAGCGTTTCCGTTACTAGCGATTATGACTTTGATTAATTCCCAAAGTCTAGTCAATGTCCTAGCATTAGTATTTCCCTTTCTTGCACTAATTTTAGTTTCTACAGGAGTTGGGTTTTTAGTTAGTGCTTTGTACGTATTTTTTAGAGATTTACCTTACTTTTATGAATTAGTAGTATTTGTAATTTGGATTAGTAGTCCCATATTTTATCCAGCAGCTATTGTTCCCAAGCAGGTAAAACAATTTTTAGGTTTAAATCCCTTATCCCCAATTATTGAAAGTCTGCGTCAGATTACCTTATCAGGTTCTCCACCAGATTTAGGTTTGATTTGGGGGGCTTTACTGAGTGGCATCATTATTTTAACCTTGGGATGGACTTGTTTTCATCTGTGGCGGCATCAATTTATGGATTTGCTCTAA
- a CDS encoding ABC transporter ATP-binding protein, which produces MEVIRLDNVSLWRRTQEEFSYDLKKTLLSVVEGKYRQPAKKLVLDNIDLVVEKGEKIGIIGANGSGKSTLLKIISGILQPTTGTVRVRGQVAPLIELGAGFDAEISVIDNILLYGVLLGFSRSEMKARARSILEFAELEDYALVPVKGLSSGMVARLGFSIATDVQPEILILDEVLSVGDEGFKNKCKQRMDQFWDDHSTVLVVSHDLEFVKQSCQRGILLKKGKIIFIGDADEAVKYYVKQI; this is translated from the coding sequence ATGGAAGTAATACGTTTGGATAATGTTTCGCTGTGGAGAAGAACTCAAGAGGAATTTTCCTATGACTTGAAAAAAACGCTCCTATCTGTGGTAGAAGGTAAATATCGGCAACCGGCTAAAAAATTAGTTTTAGATAATATTGACTTAGTGGTTGAAAAAGGCGAAAAAATAGGTATAATCGGTGCGAACGGTTCTGGTAAGTCCACTCTGTTAAAGATAATTTCTGGGATTCTTCAGCCAACAACTGGTACTGTGAGGGTTCGGGGTCAAGTTGCACCTTTAATCGAACTAGGAGCAGGCTTTGATGCAGAAATTTCTGTGATAGACAATATACTTCTCTATGGTGTATTGTTGGGTTTTTCTAGGTCTGAAATGAAAGCGAGAGCGCGTTCTATTTTGGAGTTTGCGGAGTTGGAGGATTATGCTTTAGTTCCAGTTAAGGGGTTATCTTCAGGTATGGTGGCTCGTTTGGGGTTTTCTATTGCTACAGATGTACAGCCAGAAATTTTAATTTTGGATGAGGTGTTGTCTGTGGGAGATGAGGGTTTTAAGAATAAGTGCAAGCAGAGGATGGATCAGTTTTGGGATGATCATTCTACTGTTTTGGTTGTGTCCCATGATTTAGAGTTTGTGAAGCAGTCTTGTCAACGGGGAATATTATTAAAGAAAGGTAAAATCATATTTATTGGAGATGCAGATGAAGCTGTAAAATACTATGTTAAACAGATTTAG
- a CDS encoding class I SAM-dependent methyltransferase has translation MIEKNNSEINVDELMEKIRQEILNRQGHSRSMETKNNADTANFMSNISLSMGYIESLLKNAESRAYIRTKWPDKLNRFPFNLISKLQKFILKAINFLFKDQREVNFNLILSLKESLTINHQLIAEIKTLKTQIDDCLITVDARFQAANEHLNIVDNSIQELDKQIVAVDTQFQGMNERHFRNDSYLKNDLMQQKRLISLFLEEARQRLPEPFNQEQLQTFVSEDEHLLDSFYVAFEDHFRGTREDISYRLKVYLPLIEKANVGTPDTPILDVGCGRGEWLELLKESGYISRGLDINRVMVEQCQARGLETIEADVINYLQSLPENSLGAITGFHIIEHLPFKTLMRLFSETVRVLKPQGLVIFETPNPDNVLVGSNTFYLDPTHINPLPSPTIKFMAEMFGLYNTQIITLHPYPENAKVDGQSVAERFNDHFYGPQDYAVVGYKHE, from the coding sequence ATGATTGAAAAAAATAATTCTGAAATTAATGTCGATGAGTTAATGGAGAAGATCCGTCAAGAGATACTTAATCGTCAAGGTCACTCTCGGTCTATGGAAACAAAAAATAATGCAGATACAGCAAATTTCATGTCGAATATTAGCTTAAGCATGGGCTATATTGAATCTTTACTGAAAAATGCGGAGTCTAGAGCTTATATTCGGACGAAATGGCCTGACAAACTTAATCGTTTTCCGTTTAATTTAATATCAAAATTACAAAAATTTATCCTCAAAGCCATCAACTTTCTGTTTAAAGACCAACGAGAAGTTAATTTTAATTTAATTCTTTCTTTAAAAGAATCCCTAACGATTAATCACCAACTGATAGCAGAAATCAAAACTCTAAAGACACAAATAGATGATTGCTTAATTACTGTGGATGCTCGCTTTCAAGCAGCAAATGAGCATTTGAATATTGTAGATAATAGCATTCAAGAACTTGATAAGCAAATAGTTGCTGTAGATACTCAATTTCAAGGGATGAATGAGCGTCATTTTAGAAATGACAGTTACCTCAAAAATGATTTAATGCAGCAGAAGCGATTGATATCCTTATTTTTAGAAGAAGCGCGGCAGCGATTACCAGAACCTTTTAATCAAGAACAACTGCAAACCTTTGTTAGTGAAGACGAACATTTACTAGATTCATTCTACGTTGCTTTTGAAGATCATTTCCGAGGTACTCGTGAGGACATTTCATATAGATTAAAAGTATATTTGCCCTTGATTGAAAAAGCAAATGTTGGTACACCAGACACGCCTATTTTAGATGTAGGCTGTGGACGGGGTGAGTGGTTAGAATTGCTAAAGGAATCTGGATATATCTCTAGGGGTTTAGACATCAACAGAGTTATGGTAGAGCAATGCCAGGCTAGAGGTTTGGAGACAATAGAAGCAGATGTCATTAACTATTTGCAATCTTTACCAGAAAATAGTTTGGGCGCTATAACCGGATTTCATATTATTGAGCATCTGCCATTTAAAACATTAATGAGGTTATTTTCTGAAACAGTCAGGGTACTCAAACCCCAGGGATTAGTTATTTTTGAAACTCCAAATCCAGATAATGTGTTAGTGGGAAGTAATACCTTTTATTTAGATCCAACTCATATTAATCCATTACCTAGCCCCACAATCAAGTTTATGGCTGAAATGTTTGGTTTATACAATACTCAAATCATCACACTACATCCCTATCCTGAAAATGCCAAAGTTGATGGTCAAAGTGTAGCTGAACGCTTTAATGATCATTTCTATGGACCACAAGATTATGCTGTGGTAGGGTATAAACATGAGTAA
- a CDS encoding glycosyltransferase family 4 protein — protein MSKYKIAVVVPRMITGEIGGAERFFTGLINSLNTPTTSANLVQVLVDESSFETIQESYLRCYDLDVSDYDAVISTKAPTFLVRHPNHICYLVHTIRVFYDMFEQEFGHGNQIIRTQRDTIQKLDTGALSSPRTKKVFTIGNEVSQRLLKWNGIKSEVLHPALVLDNFHQGNYEYIFMPGRLHRWKRVDLVIKAMRHLQHPIRLKIVGTGEQEQELRELSGTDERIQFLGRVSDEELLDLYANALVIPFVPIREDYGYVTLEAFAHTKPVISCQDSGECLQFVKNGINGFVVAPQAKEIAKAIEYFINDPEQAKVMGKRGKLDISHINWSNISQRLLDVLRE, from the coding sequence ATGAGTAAATATAAGATTGCAGTGGTAGTACCACGCATGATCACCGGGGAGATTGGAGGAGCAGAAAGGTTTTTTACAGGTCTGATAAATTCTTTGAATACTCCAACTACATCTGCGAATCTTGTTCAAGTTTTGGTTGATGAATCGAGTTTTGAGACAATACAAGAATCATATTTACGTTGCTACGATTTAGATGTTTCTGATTACGATGCAGTAATTTCTACGAAAGCTCCTACTTTTTTGGTGCGTCATCCTAATCATATATGCTACCTCGTTCATACTATTCGAGTGTTTTATGATATGTTTGAACAGGAGTTCGGTCATGGTAATCAAATTATAAGAACTCAAAGGGATACTATTCAAAAACTAGATACAGGAGCATTAAGTTCACCAAGAACTAAGAAAGTTTTTACAATTGGCAACGAAGTAAGTCAAAGACTACTTAAATGGAATGGTATTAAAAGCGAGGTTTTGCATCCAGCACTAGTATTGGATAATTTTCATCAAGGCAACTATGAATATATATTTATGCCGGGGAGATTACATCGTTGGAAGCGCGTAGATTTAGTAATTAAAGCAATGCGTCATCTTCAGCATCCTATTCGTCTGAAAATTGTCGGTACAGGTGAACAGGAGCAGGAATTACGCGAACTTAGTGGTACAGATGAGCGGATACAATTTTTAGGCAGAGTTTCAGATGAGGAACTTTTGGATTTATATGCAAATGCTTTAGTCATACCATTTGTACCGATACGAGAAGATTATGGCTACGTTACCTTAGAGGCTTTTGCTCATACAAAACCAGTAATTAGTTGTCAAGATTCTGGAGAATGCTTACAGTTCGTTAAAAATGGTATTAATGGTTTTGTGGTTGCTCCTCAAGCAAAGGAAATTGCCAAAGCCATAGAATATTTTATCAATGACCCCGAACAAGCAAAAGTCATGGGGAAAAGGGGAAAGCTTGACATAAGCCACATTAATTGGTCAAATATCTCTCAGAGATTATTGGATGTTCTGCGAGAGTGA
- a CDS encoding glycosyltransferase, which produces MTEKQIFQVTVLDMQPIDPPIGGGRLRLLGLYHGMGEYLPTTYIGSYDWPGENYRHHRLSKTLEEIDIPLSEKHFSECAEWQSQVGGKTIIDSCFNLLGHHSSKFLETARKQIALSDIIIFSHPWVYPLVKDLLRSRPQLVVYDSQNVEGLLRTSLLDDGDFGTEIAKNVVSIEYELCHNCDLILACSHEDRELFHKLYNIPFRKISIVPNGVFTDKIQNSSDSKRRIARKKLNINIGNSPLVIFMGSSYVPNTEAARFIIDKLAREMPDVKFAICGGVGDKFSQDELSEKNIDNVILTGFLKESEKLNYLAASDLAINPMFSGSGTNIKMFDFMAAGLPVISTPIGARGIFQGSETAIHICTAEEFTSSIQRVINDQDYSQVLGESARSLVERKYAWQKISSNLGLLLHRNRLKLGDNIPFFSVIIPTYERHDKLETLLDCLQNQISQDFEIIIVDQSKTLWKQREKYSDLDIIYIHSDIKGAVIARNTASYYARGKVLAFTDDDCQPKPDWLNNGKQYFEDNDIVGVEGLIISDHLKDDNYRSVTNLGFEGIGFMTANLLVRREVFMAVDGFDESFDNPHFREDTDLGWRICQYGQVPFAEDVCVFHPPHLRTDKGESSAERNQFFEKDVLLMQKHPERYRELFFMESHYKNTPGFRENFLRGVRKYNVEVDSFYLDCLGSEKP; this is translated from the coding sequence ATGACTGAAAAACAAATCTTTCAAGTTACTGTCTTAGATATGCAGCCTATTGATCCACCTATTGGCGGAGGGAGACTGCGGTTGCTAGGCTTATATCATGGGATGGGTGAGTATCTTCCCACTACATATATAGGATCATATGATTGGCCGGGAGAAAATTATCGGCATCATCGATTGAGTAAAACTTTAGAAGAAATTGATATTCCGCTGAGTGAGAAACACTTTTCTGAGTGTGCTGAATGGCAGTCACAGGTAGGTGGTAAAACTATTATAGATTCTTGCTTTAATTTGCTAGGGCATCATTCAAGTAAATTTTTGGAGACAGCTAGAAAACAAATAGCTTTATCAGATATTATCATTTTTTCTCATCCTTGGGTATACCCACTAGTCAAAGATCTACTGCGTTCTCGTCCCCAACTTGTTGTTTATGATTCTCAGAACGTCGAAGGTTTATTAAGAACTAGTTTATTAGATGATGGTGATTTTGGCACGGAAATTGCTAAAAACGTAGTGAGTATAGAATACGAACTTTGCCACAATTGTGATTTAATTCTTGCTTGTTCCCATGAAGATAGAGAACTATTTCATAAACTATATAATATTCCTTTCAGGAAAATATCCATTGTTCCCAATGGTGTATTTACCGATAAAATTCAAAATTCAAGTGACAGCAAGCGGAGAATAGCCAGAAAAAAATTAAATATAAATATAGGGAATAGTCCACTTGTGATTTTCATGGGTAGTTCTTATGTACCCAACACTGAAGCAGCAAGATTTATTATTGATAAATTAGCGCGGGAAATGCCTGATGTTAAGTTTGCAATTTGTGGTGGTGTAGGCGATAAATTTAGTCAAGATGAACTGAGTGAAAAAAATATTGATAATGTTATTTTAACGGGTTTTTTAAAAGAAAGTGAAAAACTTAACTATTTAGCTGCATCTGATCTAGCTATCAACCCAATGTTTTCAGGGTCAGGTACAAATATCAAGATGTTTGATTTTATGGCTGCTGGCTTACCAGTAATATCAACACCAATTGGAGCTAGAGGTATCTTTCAAGGATCGGAAACAGCCATCCATATCTGCACAGCAGAAGAGTTTACCAGTAGTATCCAACGAGTTATTAATGATCAAGACTATAGCCAGGTTCTTGGTGAATCAGCTAGAAGTTTAGTAGAAAGAAAGTATGCTTGGCAAAAAATATCCAGCAATTTAGGGCTTTTGCTGCATAGAAATAGACTCAAGCTAGGGGATAATATTCCATTTTTTAGTGTGATTATTCCTACCTATGAAAGACATGACAAATTAGAAACATTGCTGGATTGTTTACAAAATCAAATTTCCCAAGACTTTGAAATTATTATAGTTGATCAAAGTAAAACATTATGGAAACAAAGAGAAAAGTATTCTGATTTAGATATTATCTATATTCATAGTGATATTAAAGGAGCAGTAATAGCTAGAAATACAGCATCTTATTACGCTAGGGGAAAAGTTTTAGCCTTTACAGATGATGATTGTCAACCAAAGCCTGATTGGTTAAATAATGGCAAACAATACTTTGAAGATAACGATATAGTTGGCGTAGAAGGACTGATTATTTCCGATCACCTAAAAGATGATAATTACCGTTCTGTAACCAACTTAGGGTTTGAAGGAATCGGTTTTATGACAGCGAATTTGCTGGTTAGACGAGAAGTCTTTATGGCTGTTGATGGATTTGATGAATCTTTTGACAATCCACATTTTCGTGAAGATACTGATTTAGGGTGGAGAATTTGCCAGTATGGACAAGTCCCTTTTGCTGAAGATGTTTGTGTTTTTCACCCTCCTCATCTTCGCACTGATAAAGGTGAAAGTTCGGCAGAAAGAAACCAGTTTTTTGAAAAAGATGTTTTGTTGATGCAAAAACATCCAGAACGTTACCGAGAACTATTTTTTATGGAGTCTCACTACAAAAATACTCCGGGATTTCGGGAAAACTTTCTCAGAGGAGTCAGGAAGTATAATGTAGAAGTTGATAGTTTTTACTTGGATTGTTTAGGCTCAGAAAAGCCATGA